The DNA sequence gacacacacacacacacagacacacgcacacacagacagatacacacacacacgtctaaaCATTTAAACGAAAGGAAGATCTTCATgttaaaaaagtgaaagtttGATCACGAGCCGCTGAGAAGCCGCTGAAACTCAAGAGTCGCAttccatgcttttatttttacctgaTCAGTCGCGTCCGTTCGTATTACTTTCCTTTCTTAAGTATTCTTAAGGACAGCTCAAATCATTCTCAGATGTGTAGGATATCATGTGCATACATCaagatgtttatgtttttaaaagaagtctcttctacTCACcaagtctgtatttatttgatcaaaaatacagtaaaaatcgtGAAATGAAGCGtgttcctccagtcttcagcgtcacgtgatcttcagaaatcataataatatactgatttactgctcgagGAACATTCGTGATTATCATCAGCGCTGGAAACAGCTGCATAATATTTTcgttgaaacattttatttttcaggactcacagatgaACATCGTTTTAAAGCAGCATTCTTTCCCAATAAAAGTCTTTAGCTGTTAATAAACACGCCGTTTCTGAACGagagcattcatttcttttcaccCGCTGCTTATTAATACCCAACCAATCACTGAACGTCATGTCTGACTCTCTCCTGTGTCTCGGTCCGTTTCGTCACAGATGGCCTGAAGGTAAATAAAACTTTGCTCCGTTTCGGGAAAAGTGACTTTTTACATCACTCCCTAAAAAAAGTACTTgttaaatgcattacttttgtgtttgtgtttaaatctGGGCAGGGCTTGctcgatttaaaaaaattaaaacataaaagccttttgttttcttgtatAAAAATCTACAAACTTGAATCAGGACGAATTCATTTGAcaagtaaaaaatgaaaaaatgatcaaatccTTCTCTGTCTTCCCCCAAATAAAAGCATCAAAGTTTAGCCTTGGtgatatttttgcttgttttaaggcAAAATCTGAGCTAATATTTTCAGAGGGCAAGACAAAGCACCTTAAAGGAACAAAGGGGAGAAATAACGCGTGAACGAAGTAGTAagtactttactagttacttggaaaaagtaatctgattacgtgACGTGCGTCTGGTCGTCATGAAGACGTTTTTCTTCACACGAGCTCGGAGACCAATCCCTGGTGAGCGTGAAGAAGGCCGTCTCTTCAGATGATTAAGGTCGACGGGGAAATGAGTGGTTTGCTGCGGCAGACGAGAGCGAGAGGGAGGAAACGGGGACGCCCCTAAACGCTGGAAATTCACAGCCTACACTCGCATCTGAGCGGCGCGGCCAGCACTACACCTCCTCCCCGAGGCGTCACCAACCGGCCGCTGGAGGACCGCTCAAGAAGGACCTCGCCGTCCAGCTTTGGAGAACACCGCGCTCCTGGTGAACAACTCTTCAGATGTTCAGCCGCCAGAAATAAACCGTTACGTCACTTCCCTTTTCAAAAAGAAGAAAGGTAACACCCACGTAAGAGCTAGCTCAATGACGACTTCTCATTCATATGGAGATGAGAGCGAGACGCCGGGTCAGTAAtaatggaataataataaagtgttttcAGTGCGCACCGTGGGAAAGCATGCATCCCCTGAGATCACGTTAGATAGGATTTCATCCTGATTTTGATTTACATCCACGCTGCCGCTCCAAAGGCTCTTTCTGCTCAGAGAGTAAAAACTGCACAGTAAAAATGATCCTATTTTCAGcttcattcctccagtcttcagcgtcacgagatccttcagaaatcagaataatacgCTGACTTCTATTCTTCAGGGACAAGTGAGAGTAAAGAAGAAAGACTCTATACAatgctttctattcatctgtgaatcctaaaaaaatttagccaaaaaaacccactgataataatcaagcagtaaatcagtatattattatgatttctgaagataacgtgacgctgaagactggagaaatgatgctgaaaatacagaaataaattactctttaacacacattcacacagaaaacagctgttttgaattataataatatttcgaaattttttactgtatttttgatcaaataaatgcatcctcgGTGAGCAGCAAGATACTAGGTTTACAAAGGCTATGAGTTTTCTAATAACTTGCAAAGAAATCAATGCTCACAGACACGTTCACAGATAGATCACCgttttttactgtcatttttaataaatcaaatacagcCTTGGcgagcaaaattaaaaatacatatacacagtagtTAAAAGTTAGGTATGTGGCAGAtacttttaatttagaatttaagcaataaatattttttatattttttttattacttgaatAGAATCCACGGTCCACGGAATCCACTTCATCTGTTTCATTTGGAgttatgatataataataaaaactattgcATCAAAATGTAAGCGACTGCCTGGAAACTGCAGTGCGGTTACTAGGGTGTTTCAGTGGTTGCTAAGATCACTTGAGCTTACTTGTCGTTGGTGTGTTTCTAtacggttgctagggtgttgccaTAACATTTCTAGAGCATTTTTACTGGCGTTTCTTTTTTGCGGTTAAATGAATAACGTGCAAAAACGTCCTGAATCAGCGTCACAGTCTGACGTCCCTTTGTCTTTATTTGTGCATCAAGCAGCCGATGAAATCTCCACGTGCTCCGCGTCTCTAAAGAGTTAAGGGCTGCATCCTGTCTGTGAGGATCTAAATTTACTAAAGCGTACAGAAGTGGGTGAGCCACGGTAAACCAGAGACAGAGTTAGGGGAAAATGCATCACACTGTTGCGTGTGCTGACCTCATTGACGAATGCCAAGTTTCTTGTAAGACGCCTTCATCACAGCTGAGACGTTTAGGTTACTTTGAGACAAAGATGTGGAAATTTCTCTTAGTGAGGCTACTTTCTCTTTATATTTCGTTTAGAATATAGTGCACACCAAATAAAGAAAGTCCcaatccaatatatatatatatatatatatatatatatatatatatatatatatatatatatatatatatatatatatgtgtgtgtgtgtgtatatatatatatatatatttttatatttatatttatatatatatatatatatatatatatatatatatatatatatatatatatatatatatataaaataaattagaaaacctaaatattaaatagaaaactaaacttattattattgttaatgtacaaatatttaaaaaaaattacagaattgatggaaacttaaaaaaagcaaattattatttatatataaaattttactaacataaaaaaacaaacattattttatcaCGCTTGGCTTGTTGAACAAACACTCACTTTTTCCCTGGGTTTCAAACGGCTGGAAAAAAGGcctaataaatgaatataatgtcAGTATAATTGCGTGGGTGCTGGTATATCAGTGTGGTTTGCATGTGCACTGAGaaattaatatgtgtgtgtgtgtgtgagaatggtagtttaaaaaatatattatcatcaataataattatgacattataataatattacatcaTTATAATAACACTAAACTGCCACTTAATCCTCTAGtgcttttctgtcattttttacttttgtttttgagaaTTTTTTACTTGCtacgtgaacacacacacacacacacacacacacacacacacacacacacacacacacacaaataaaataaaaataaaaataataatctactGGAAGTGTTTGGTACTGTGCTCAGAGATTAAATTTGCAAcacaactttatttaaatttcatataaaatagtAGTAAAAATAGTAGTTTTGTGCATTTCTCATGATTCTCATCTTTTTCCTTTCATCAATTGTCTTAAACAATTATCTTTAAATAGCGTCCAGAGTCTGCGCACCGAAGCACACACGATTTCAATCTTTTTGATGCgtgtgtattttgtttttaactgatGCACAAGAGCGAAACTAAAAactagcaaaacaaaaactagcGAAATCCATAAAAAAACCACAGGAAAAGTAAACGCCGCAAATAATGAATGAACCGGAACACAAGCGTGTCTCTAAACACGATCGCGGCCTAATCTTCCCTAAATCGGAGAAAGTTGAGCGGCGTGACACACGTAAGCCCGGGGGAAGTTCTGGAAAGTCCAGGGGAAAACCACACCGTGGGCAAACGACGAGAAGGTTGTGACATTCTTGACATCAGGAGCTCGCTGAGCATAAAATCGAACTTTCACTGAAGAGGGAAGTACACAGACGCCCGCTTTCACTTTTGCTATGATTTCTGAACACGGTGGGAAATGTTTTCATGTCAAACCGATACTACATCGCACAGATGAGCTCATCTCGAGAGCGCCGACGTCTAGACTCGTCCAAAACCTCCAGGGGTTCCTACGACTATCAGCGTCTTCCAACATCCTCCCAAAACCGCAGCCAACGGAGACGCAGACAACTATTTCTCCTTGAAAGCAGCCGAAACACTGAAACGTGAGACTGCAAACAACGGCTCTAGATCAAAGTCTGCTGGGAGGGAAGCGCCGCGAAGAGATCAAAGAACCTCTCACTCTACAGAAGACCGTGTGtagaccggggctagttgtcacacggCTTTGTATCTCctctaaatgtttgttttgtaaagcagtgttttttatgttttatttcacgaGTGTGTACATATGCATTCCTCCTAACAAAAATGAACgtacaaaaatattctaaacAACTGAACTCTAATAAGCGGTGGTGATCAGCTGACCGCTcggcccctctcttcacccgagtgtccaggACATAGGGCCAGACGTCAGATCAAACCACCACAAAGTCAACCATCAACCTCCGTCCTGGCGTGTCCTGGTTCCACGGGTGTTAACGGACAGCCTCGCGCTCAAACATGGTGTTCATTATGGACCGGCACAGAAGTTCAGTCGGGTTCAGATCAGGGGTGTGTTCTAACATTATGACTGTATGCCTTTCTGTCTCCCTGCTTCACCCGGAGCGCAGCAGCTTCATCTACTGGTGACAGAAGAAACTACCTACAGGCAACTCTTCATTACAGTCCTGAACAATAACAATTATTCATATGCAGCAAAAACATGACAAGGGAGTCAAATCAAGCCACACacaacatgtttgtttttttgactaaACTTGCGCGTCCAAAGCGATCCCGAAGACCTTAACTAGtcgcttcaggtgtgtttgactggAGCCGGAGCCCTTGATGTACGGTTTGTTAGGATACGACAACATCtggccaagatacaactatttgaaaatctggaaacgGGAGAAAAATAATTGTCACAGTTCAAGTTTTCACTCCTGAGATCCTGTGTTTAATCCAGGAATCTAAGTCTACTACCTATTGGCTTGATCCTTTACCAAACGTCTGTTGatcatctttatttccattatttattacaatcaTTAACTTACTCGTTTGGGGTTCTGTACGTTCCTCTAAAATCTGCTGCCTTAAAGGGTTTCGATTTGGAATTAGCCTGGTTTATGTTCATCTCAGTCTCTGGTTGCACTTAGTCCGTTCAAATTAAACCTAGAAGATGAAGATCTTCCACTGCAGGTGTTCCTCAGGGTTCTGTCTTGGGCCCGTTTTTACTTTCATTCCCACTTATATCTATATGAAATATGGTATTCAGTTCTCTCCGCGTCTTCTAAAGCCTTTGACCAGATGTTTAGCAGAAATCAAAGCTAAACTCAACGGCAAAAAAACCACACAAGCTCCACTTTAACAAAACCTGATTGTATTTCCGCGGATATGATGCATGTTTTTAAGTTGTGCATGCTAAAtgaagttttgaaatgtttatggtaaatatcttaatggaacataatctttacttaaAAGCCAACGActtttggaataaaagaaaaatgtattgctgGCCATTGCTACTAATAAACCTGCGCTGCtgatgactgcttctgtgctgCAGGGACACCCACTGGAAACACCGAAACACACACCATGTGAGAACACAGAAGAAACGAATTCTCACAGAAAGTGGTAGAAATGAGCAAGCCACAGGAGCTTCACTCAAACTAACACATCTGAAAACTGCTGAGTTGAATCTTGTGGTTGCGAGATAAGGAAGTTTGAGTCGGACTGAGCTCGATGACGCAACGCACATGTTCACTTCAACACTTATGACACGGACAGAAAGCAGACAAGCCTCTGCTGGTTTCAGCTCAGTCCTAGTGCAATCTACACCTGATTAATGAGTCCTCACTGCTTTAACAGCAGAGCCCACTAAGGTAAGAACCAAcgttcattttgcattttttaagttAACCTAAGTTAACCAAATCTTGACTTGGTGGGTTTGGGGTTATGGGTTTTATTAAACAGCAGTAACTTCGTTTATTCTCTTTAATTGCTCACATCATGTGTCCCGTCGAAGAGATCTGCGCAATCCAGGGTAATTATAGCCAGCTAAAATCAGAACCGCAATGATTTGaaaggaaaataatattttaaaaacatacctcTGCTCTCTAACAAGTCAAAATCCTAGACCTAGATTTGCATTTTTCTGAACCGCCTCTAATCACACGCAATAAAGTCAGTAAATCAGTGCAGCACATGAATGAAGTACTATTAGCAAAGTACATTTAGATTGCAGTTTCATGCTTTCCATTAATGTTGCAATCAAGCCGAAAGGCATGCGTGAACCCTCCCACTGATAGGTTAAAGCCCAGAAACGCTCCCTCTGTGAGTTTTTACACTCCATCagcaacaaacacacatgcCAGAGCTCTCAGATCTCCAGGTCAATGCATGCAAGTCGACCACAGCCTCGTAAACAGGTAAGACGCACTCCTCAATCTCAACCACATCTGATCCGTCAGACTCGCTAAAAGACGaaactaaatacaaaatcagTCATTTCAGAGGATTGAAAGCGAGTCGAAACGCTCGTTTTCTAGATGAGCGACGCTGTAGGCGTGTACGCGTGCAAGGAATGCATTATGGATGTGTGTAAACAGGTCGTGGACGGGAGGACATCTGTGGGTGAAATAATCCCACGCCTTCAGGTGAGAGAGCTAACATTCCTAGGAACAGCATCACGTCGACGACTTTAAACTTCACCTGCATTAGCTAAAGGGGTTCAGTCACTGAGAAGGAATTCTGGTGGATgcatattttcaaaagaaaccCTCTATTCTggtgaaaaaaagtcaaaataacgCATCGGAATATTTGCAGACGCATTCGTGGCTGGGGCTCAAATGCTGAAACTTATTcaactttaacatttaaagggacagtacaccTGAAAACTAAAACTGTGTAATTTATAGTTGTTCCAAACTAGTTTCCTAATTGTGCCGAACACAAAAGCAGTGAACCGAACAGCAGACTGTACTTAATacctaaaatgcatttattttactaagTATAATTCAAATCCATATTTAACGGATATCACTTAAGACATACAACTagcatatttgtaaaataattagtcaattaatttagttttttgcagGATAGACATTCACTTTTTATAAGACCAACtggaattataataaaacttgTACATTGCACCGCTTAATATCatgcctaaaatgtgttttaatgcagctaTTGATAGGATTATATGATCTCCGTACAATAtctgtctttaaatgcaagattttTAGGTGTAACTAATGTATATTTTTCCACATCAGCACAATTgcatatactgaaatatatcaTTAGTTGGACTAATTCCACAAAATTAAAAGTAGAAAATTAGATGTTAAGATTTCAGCAGACTTTAATTATAGTacagtgacatttttaatatatttttaataacataattagcacaaaataaatgtattcagatATATCTTTAAACCAGGATAGCCACTGACTTTCATAATATTcattactatggaagtcaatgcaTACCAGAAGCTGGTACTTTTGATGATTGACTATCctcatgtttattatttttacatttctacacCGTTTTGATCTGAGGGCGGTTGCACTAACTGCTTAGACTAGTCTTGCAAGTTTTTCTTAAAGACCGGTCATAACTTTAAGTCAGTAACATAGACTGGTCTGATGTGTAATGTCAACCCTCGGTCAACTGCTAGCTGGTCAAAATCCGAGTTAAGGGACAGTtcccccaaaaataaaagttctgtcatcatttactcgcacTCAtatcgtttcaaacctgtacgtttctttcttttgttgaacatttattttaaccaaaATGGGGAAAAAGGGACCAACAACTAATGGTTACGTGCTTCAAAATATCTTGCATTGagcggaagaaaaaaaaaataaagagcttgtttttatttctgggtgaacGGTCCCTTTATCTCTGTGGTTGTGTTTAAGTAACCGCACAATGTTTGTGCTCTGAGAGGTTTTTTCTAGCAGCAGTGTAGTTCTCAATGCGTTGTCAGCGATTGGGGCTACGTTCGTGGCAAGAAAACGAAAAAATATAagcattacattaatataactataaaatataaactattaaaaaaagtaacactACAGGATAAGAACCAGTTCTCAGTAGAAacctagttgcttattagcatgtctGTGATCATCATATTGGCTGTTCATTAGTTCTTACActgaaaaatgattttctttcttagCATTTCGTTTTCTTGtataaatatctacaaattCTGGAATTAAGATGCAAGTAAAATTAGATATAAAAGatattaagtcttgttttctgagaaaaaaaaaatctaaatagacTTATTTTAACTCAAGAAGATAATTAAAGAGTTAAGCTGTTtgtcaataatttatttaattgaaaacaaaGCATTTCATAATTCTTGTGAAAAGAGGAAGCGACACACAACTTCCTTCATTTTATCACCAGAGAACATACAGATGTATTTCTCAAGCATAACTTTCTATGCATCGTTTGTTTTTAAGCAGACCGCACTTCAGCTTTTGATTGAATCATTTTAGCAGCCCTTTATTCTAAATTGAATTTATATGAACATGTTCGCTTGAAAGAATAAAGGATGATGTATGCCAAGATGTTAAGAATGCATATTACATAGCGActgatatttctttaaaaaaaagaaaagaaaaagttctTGTTTCTTTATGAGAAGTGGTTTTAAATTGGAGATAAAGACATACATCACAGGAGTTCAATCTGTGTCTATCACATGTTCAAAtcttaatattattcattttacaagGTTAATATACGTATGAAAAATTTTAGATAAGTGCATTATAGTGCACCTAAACTCATTTGATTTTAGTTTACTTAGATTTAGTGGACTATAACTTTACAATATTTAGGCCAATATtcaatacaatattacaatatacaatatacaatattcGGCCAagttgcctttaaagttgttcttaatgtatattactaatcagaaattaagtttttgtaattttagggtaggaaatttactaaatatattcacGAAACGATCttgaatgatttttggcataaaagaaaaaaaacgttaaatctctttttttatgcacagTATCACACATACTTCATCCCCCCAATACTTATTAgaattttcaaaatgaagtCTTAAACTAAATGAGAGTCTGATctaatttacagtttattttcacattctcCATTAAAAGGGGCCCTTTTCATAAAAGAAGTCTACCAAATAAGCTAGGGTTATTACAGCTATATTTTCAAGTAGATTTGATTCGAACTAACTGAAACAAGCGTGGCTTTTTGGTTTTATGAAACCGGCCTTTGGTCTTTCAATGGAAAGTGTGAAAATAAACCGATTTTCGATTTTTCGCTCGTTGTGACTCTCGACTCGCAAATGATATCAAAAGCGAGCTTTCTCTGTGAACACCGGTGTGAATTCTTCCCTCTATTTCCACAGAGAAATCATGTCTACCCTGGCGCCCATCACCTCGAATCAAACCAACTCCACCGCGTTCCCGAACGAGGGCCTGCGCGTGCTGCAGATGGTGCTGACCGTGGCCATCTTCGTCGTGGGCGTCTCTCTGAACGCTCTGGTGGTCTGGGCGTTGGGGGTTCGTGTCTGGTGCCGTAACAAAGCACTGTCGAGCGAAACGCAGAGCGCGGACAGCTTCCGGATCTACGTAGTGAACCTGGCGATCGCCGACTTGGTGCTGTTATTACGGACTCCGCTGATGCTGGCCTACTTGGCGAACAACTTCTCTTGGACCCTAGGGGAGCCCGTGTGCAAGCTGGTGATTTTTTTGCGATGCCTGGGATTGTACGCCAGTGCGTTTTTGCTGTGCGCCGTGGCGGTGGAGCGCTGCTTGTGTCTCCTCAGACCGGTCTGGGCTCGATTGAGACGCCCTCGCTGGATCGTGCCCGTGGCCTGCGCAGCGATATGGGTGTTGGCGGCGCTTTTCGGCGCTCCTTACATAACAACAGCTAAAGTCATTCTCTGGAATAACCATGACGCTTGCATCGAAAGCGATTTGGGAGTAGGACAAGCTTTAAATGTGTTGGAGACCGTGACAGGATTCTTGCTGCCTTTGGTGATCTTCATGTCGTGCAACATCGCAGTGATTTTTTGCGCAAAGAAAGCTGAGAGCACGGTGTCTTCCCCAACCTCGTCTTCCGGGCCGGGATACACTTCAAACCGCTTAAACCGTCTCTATCGCGTACTCTTCCTCACCATGCTCCTCTTCCTCACTTGCTGGGTGCCGTACTTCACCTGCCGCTTTCTGAGGGCGTTTTCTCACAATCGGCCCGAGTGGAAGGAGGTCAGGGAGCAGGCGATCGGCGCGGCGTACGTGGCGCTGTTTCTGGTTTACATAAAAAGCGCTCTCAACCCCGTCTTGTACGTGTTCGCGGCTCGAGGACTCGGGCGCAAGGTCCGGGCCTCGCTCGTCTCCACCATCG is a window from the Puntigrus tetrazona isolate hp1 chromosome 1, ASM1883169v1, whole genome shotgun sequence genome containing:
- the LOC122351075 gene encoding C3a anaphylatoxin chemotactic receptor isoform X1 — translated: MLQSSRKACVNPPTDRLKPRNAPSVSFYTPSATNTHARALRSPGQCMQVDHSLVNREIMSTLAPITSNQTNSTAFPNEGLRVLQMVLTVAIFVVGVSLNALVVWALGVRVWCRNKALSSETQSADSFRIYVVNLAIADLVLLLRTPLMLAYLANNFSWTLGEPVCKLVIFLRCLGLYASAFLLCAVAVERCLCLLRPVWARLRRPRWIVPVACAAIWVLAALFGAPYITTAKVILWNNHDACIESDLGVGQALNVLETVTGFLLPLVIFMSCNIAVIFCAKKAESTVSSPTSSSGPGYTSNRLNRLYRVLFLTMLLFLTCWVPYFTCRFLRAFSHNRPEWKEVREQAIGAAYVALFLVYIKSALNPVLYVFAARGLGRKVRASLVSTIERVFNEELSESLRRKSLRRRDSEF
- the LOC122351075 gene encoding C3a anaphylatoxin chemotactic receptor isoform X2, which translates into the protein MSTLAPITSNQTNSTAFPNEGLRVLQMVLTVAIFVVGVSLNALVVWALGVRVWCRNKALSSETQSADSFRIYVVNLAIADLVLLLRTPLMLAYLANNFSWTLGEPVCKLVIFLRCLGLYASAFLLCAVAVERCLCLLRPVWARLRRPRWIVPVACAAIWVLAALFGAPYITTAKVILWNNHDACIESDLGVGQALNVLETVTGFLLPLVIFMSCNIAVIFCAKKAESTVSSPTSSSGPGYTSNRLNRLYRVLFLTMLLFLTCWVPYFTCRFLRAFSHNRPEWKEVREQAIGAAYVALFLVYIKSALNPVLYVFAARGLGRKVRASLVSTIERVFNEELSESLRRKSLRRRDSEF